From Juglans regia cultivar Chandler chromosome 6, Walnut 2.0, whole genome shotgun sequence, the proteins below share one genomic window:
- the LOC109010221 gene encoding protein DETOXIFICATION 27-like: MGSITNGDDEALIHSLFSESSIIDGAENRDAKELASRFWVESKNLWHIVGPAIFSRVVNYSTNVISQAFGGHLGVAELAAISIAINVILGFSFGLLLGMASALETLCGQAFGAKRYDMLGIYMQRAWIVLFLCCILLLPIYIFAAPILKLLGQSDEVAELSELVALWLLSLLFGFGFLFPVQRFLQSQLKTFVIAWASLAALIVNLLSTWLVIYVWDLGVVGIIVALDISWWVSVLALYGYAMFGGCPETWTGFSFQAFSSLWEFIKLSVSSGVMLCLENLKNATLAVDALSICMSINGWKLMIPLSFFAGTGI, encoded by the exons ATGGGGAGCATTACCAACGGAGACGACGAGGCTCTGATCCATTCACTCTTCTCAGAATCGTCAATAATAGATGGGGCAGAAAATCGAGATGCTAAAGAACTTGCATCAAGGTTCTGGGTCGAATCAAAGAATCTTTGGCACATTGTCGGCCCAGCCATCTTCAGCCGTGTCGTAAACTACTCCACGAACGTCATCAGTCAAGCTTTTGGTGGCCACCTCGGCGTCGCGGAACTCGCTGCCATTTCCATCGCCATAAATGTCATCCTCGGCTTCAGTTTCGGCCTCCTG TTAGGGATGGCGAGCGCATTGGAGACACTGTGTGGTCAGGCTTTTGGGGCAAAGAGGTACGACATGTTGGGCATATACATGCAAAGGGCATGGATTGTGCTCTTCCTCTGCTGCATTCTACTCTTGCCCATTTACATTTTTGCCGCTCCGATTCTGAAACTCTTAGGACAGTCCGACGAAGTTGCAGAGTTGTCGGAGTTGGTGGCTCTCTGGCTCTTATCGTTGCTCTTCGGCTTTGGGTTTCTGTTCCCAGTGCAGCGGTTCTTGCAGTCCCAGCTCAAGACCTTTGTGATTGCTTGGGCGTCTTTGGCAGCTTTAATAGTTAATCTATTGAGTACATGGCTCGTCATTTATGTGTGGGATTTGGGGGTTGTTGGTATTATTGTTGCTTTGGACATCTCTTGGTGGGTTTCTGTCCTCGCATTGTATGGATACGCCATGTTTGGTGGATGTCCTGAAACTTGGACTGGATTCTCTTTTCAAGCCTTTTCGAGTCTCTGGGAATTCATCAAACTCTCTGTTTCTTCGGGAGTCATGCTCTG CTTAGAGAACTTGAAGAATGCCACTCTTGCCGTGGATGCCTTGTCAATCTG CATGAGCATCAATGGGTGGAAGCTGATGATCCCTTTGAGTTTTTTCGCTGGTACCGG GATCTGA